A region from the Candidatus Thiothrix putei genome encodes:
- a CDS encoding DEAD/DEAH box helicase, which translates to MEPALTPESPPPAFTDFAIAEPLLQAVQKMGFTQPTAVQAAAIPRALTRCDLLVSAETGSGKTTAFLLPTIQHLLSNPAEQYGTRALVLVPTRELAKQIYQQCQQLLAFTGLQVGLITGGADFRVQQNMLRKNTEIVISTPGRLLELMAEKTPDFSHLDVLILDEADRMLDMGFSHDLQAIAAQCSKQRQTLLFSATLNHEGIIKIAERVLREPEMIGLNTLQDQHDNIEQQVIIADNTEHKQRLLAWLLLNETFVKALVFTNSRAQADNVSGVLQAQRVRCGVLHGDMDQKERNRIMTLFREGTINALIATDLAARGLDIPGVELVVNFDMPRTGIHYIHRIGRTGRGATRGLTIALIQSSEWNLMVNIERFLKQQFKRRSIKGLEGTYTGPKKLKASGKAAGSKKKKLAKKAAALKKGKKR; encoded by the coding sequence ATGGAACCAGCCCTCACGCCAGAATCTCCTCCCCCTGCTTTCACGGATTTTGCCATTGCTGAACCCTTATTACAGGCCGTGCAAAAAATGGGCTTTACGCAACCCACCGCCGTCCAAGCAGCGGCCATACCCCGTGCTTTAACACGCTGTGATTTGCTGGTCAGCGCGGAAACAGGCAGCGGTAAAACCACCGCCTTTTTACTACCGACAATCCAGCACTTACTCAGCAATCCAGCGGAGCAGTACGGTACGCGTGCGTTGGTACTAGTCCCCACTCGCGAATTAGCTAAGCAAATTTACCAGCAGTGCCAACAATTGCTGGCATTCACGGGCTTGCAAGTCGGGCTGATCACCGGCGGGGCTGATTTCCGGGTGCAACAAAACATGTTGCGTAAAAATACTGAAATTGTGATTTCCACGCCTGGACGTTTGCTGGAATTGATGGCAGAAAAAACACCCGACTTTTCCCACCTAGACGTGCTGATTTTGGATGAAGCCGACCGAATGCTGGACATGGGGTTCAGCCACGACTTGCAAGCCATTGCAGCACAGTGCAGCAAACAACGGCAAACACTCCTGTTTTCCGCCACGCTGAATCATGAGGGCATCATTAAAATCGCCGAACGGGTGTTACGCGAGCCGGAAATGATCGGGCTAAATACCCTGCAAGATCAGCATGATAACATCGAGCAACAAGTCATCATTGCAGATAACACTGAACACAAACAACGGTTGCTGGCATGGTTGTTATTGAATGAAACGTTCGTTAAAGCCTTGGTATTCACCAATAGCCGCGCACAAGCCGATAATGTGAGCGGTGTCTTGCAAGCACAACGGGTACGTTGCGGGGTGTTACATGGCGATATGGATCAGAAAGAACGCAACCGTATCATGACTCTCTTCCGGGAAGGCACTATCAATGCCTTGATTGCGACTGACCTTGCTGCACGGGGTTTGGATATTCCGGGGGTGGAGTTGGTCGTTAACTTTGATATGCCGCGTACTGGCATCCATTACATTCACCGCATTGGACGTACCGGGCGTGGCGCAACACGTGGCCTGACCATTGCGTTGATACAAAGCAGCGAATGGAATTTGATGGTGAATATTGAGCGCTTTTTGAAACAACAATTCAAACGGCGCAGCATAAAAGGCTTGGAAGGCACGTACACCGGCCCCAAAAAACTCAAAGCATCCGGCAAAGCCGCCGGTAGTAAAAAGAAAAAACTTGCCAAAAAAGCAGCAGCACTCAAAAAAGGCAAAAAGCGTTAG
- a CDS encoding TRAP transporter substrate-binding protein: protein MERRSFFKHAAASTVALAAVPATLLADETTKAAASSDLPTISWRLTSSFPKSLDTIYGASDVLASTLSKITGGKFTLKVFAAGEIVPGLQVLDAIQNGTVEAGHTASYYYFGKDPALSFDCAVPFGLSSRQQSAWMLHGNGMKLMRELFAEYNVVNFMGGNTGVQMGGWFNKEINTVKDLEGLKFRVGGFAGRVLSKLGVVPQQLPGGEIYPALEKGTIDAAEWVGPYDDEKLGFAKIVKNYYTPGWWEAGPQLSFYVNKEQWEKLPDAYKAAWEAACQQAHNDMQAKYDALNPQALANLVGSGVKLRSFSDEIMEACFKATVETYEEESAKNPKFKKIYDDWKIFRNNQAQWFSVAEQSYAKFAFSKKL from the coding sequence ATGGAACGCCGTTCATTCTTCAAGCACGCTGCTGCCAGCACCGTTGCTTTAGCCGCTGTACCAGCCACCCTATTAGCGGACGAGACTACCAAAGCTGCCGCTTCAAGCGATTTACCCACCATCAGTTGGCGTTTAACCTCCAGTTTCCCCAAATCACTCGACACCATTTACGGCGCATCCGATGTACTCGCCTCGACCCTTTCCAAAATCACGGGGGGCAAATTCACACTAAAAGTATTTGCCGCAGGCGAAATCGTTCCCGGATTACAAGTCTTGGATGCTATCCAGAACGGCACAGTAGAAGCGGGTCACACCGCGTCTTACTATTACTTCGGCAAAGACCCTGCCCTTTCCTTCGATTGCGCAGTTCCCTTCGGTCTAAGTTCACGCCAGCAGAGCGCGTGGATGCTGCACGGCAATGGCATGAAACTGATGCGTGAACTCTTCGCCGAATACAATGTGGTCAACTTCATGGGCGGCAATACCGGCGTGCAAATGGGCGGCTGGTTCAACAAAGAAATCAACACCGTCAAAGATCTGGAAGGCTTAAAATTCCGCGTTGGTGGCTTTGCAGGGCGCGTATTGAGTAAGCTGGGTGTCGTACCACAACAATTACCGGGTGGCGAAATTTACCCCGCGCTGGAAAAAGGCACGATTGACGCCGCCGAATGGGTCGGCCCTTACGACGACGAAAAGCTCGGTTTCGCCAAAATCGTCAAAAACTACTACACTCCCGGCTGGTGGGAAGCAGGCCCGCAACTCTCATTCTACGTCAATAAAGAGCAGTGGGAAAAATTACCGGATGCTTACAAAGCCGCGTGGGAAGCCGCGTGCCAACAAGCCCACAACGACATGCAGGCGAAATACGACGCATTGAACCCACAAGCACTCGCTAATTTAGTGGGTAGCGGCGTGAAATTGCGCTCGTTCAGTGACGAAATCATGGAAGCCTGCTTCAAAGCCACCGTAGAAACTTACGAAGAAGAATCCGCCAAAAACCCCAAATTCAAAAAGATCTACGACGACTGGAAAATATTCCGTAATAACCAAGCCCAATGGTTCAGTGTCGCAGAACAATCCTACGCCAAGTTCGCTTTTTCCAAAAAACTCTAA